The following proteins come from a genomic window of Dreissena polymorpha isolate Duluth1 chromosome 1, UMN_Dpol_1.0, whole genome shotgun sequence:
- the LOC127868523 gene encoding dopamine D2-like receptor: MQTGDNLTNAVTMSLTEIPDNLLRNETLLGGQQGVITSGPLFQREHDRMMEIFIFPFVFLVIYLVVGVIGNTIVIYIFSAKWKLTKTTIFILTLAGVDLMSCLINMPTEAAILWNPISFDHDVMCKISRYTTFIASASSSFVLVAISVDRYLMVCRPFLGRGLGIKYAKKSCIIADLLGIITTWPSLIFYGTYTYNVVESDHVTGANFTIETKTCLISNFYVEHDKLPAGFYFFLFGGHVIMFVILAMLYMLIGRKLYMSATRAIISEDKRHRMKFFGLSMMSAITGSVPSSPAGDGREMSSIGSRISRAVSLDNIHRLDFSPRAVNGRISTETMFSVLSNLSNGKDSHQIQTGSKPEAYFDRMKLKDAKDEHQNKNNATNAEINVTDNSRCVSTSAHDYVTNPPVITVSNNSSESVRCPSPVKKPSDELRLDIETTAKAGRGALSNDRLSSGSSGTFCLTPMTPITPESVRSILYRSQSVESRARLNRLIADELQHSQVKEVSLKSNTRMLRMVTIAFVVSFLPYLIIVTLRHSNPNIPNHLNKSEQIVYHVFTRLYFINSMINPFIYGFMNVKFRAKLKELFCLFCTRHKLRVPIKV; the protein is encoded by the coding sequence ATGCAGACCGGCGACAATCTAACCAATGCCGTTACGATGTCGCTCACAGAGATACCCGATAACCTGTTGCGCAACGAAACTCTTCTCGGTGGTCAACAGGGCGTTATTACAAGTGGGCCACTTTTCCAACGCGAACATGACAGAATGATGGAAATCTTCATATTCCCGTTCGTTTTCCTGGTGATTTACTTGGTCGTCGGTGTCATCGGAAACACCATCGTGATATACATCTTTTCGGCCAAGTGGAAACTCACCAAAACGACCATATTCATTCTCACATTAGCCGGCGTGGACCTTATGTCTTGCCTAATTAACATGCCCACCGAGGCCGCCATTCTTTGGAATCCAATTAGCTTTGATCACGACGTGATGTGTAAAATTTCACGGTATACGACTTTCATCGCGTCGGCCTCCTCCTCTTTTGTTTTGGTGGCAATATCAGTAGACCGATACTTAATGGTCTGTAGACCGTTCCTTGGCCGAGGCTTGGGTATCAAGTACGCGAAGAAATCGTGTATCATTGCTGACCTCTTAGGAATCATAACCACGTGGCCTTCTCTCATATTCTACGGCACATACACGTACAATGTAGTCGAATCAGACCACGTGACTGGTGCGAATTTCACCATTGAAACGAAAACTTGTTTAATCTCGAATTTTTACGTGGAGCACGATAAGCTGCCGGCGGGattttatttctttcttttcGGTGGACACGTGATCATGTTTGTCATACTGGCAATGCTATACATGCTCATCGGGCGGAAGTTATACATGTCTGCAACGCGAGCAATTATATCCGAAGATAAAAGACACCGTATGAAGTTTTTCGGTCTAAGCATGATGTCCGCAATTACCGGATCAGTTCCCAGTAGTCCCGCCGGGGACGGCCGGGAAATGAGCAGCATAGGAAGTAGGATTTCAAGAGCGGTTTCCTTGGACAATATCCACCGACTGGATTTCAGCCCACGAGCGGTAAACGGGCGAATAAGCACAGAAACTATGTTTAGCGTATTATCAAATTTATCAAATGGAAAAGATAGCCACCAAATACAAACCGGTAGTAAACCGGAAGCTTATTTTGACAGAATGAAATTGAAGGACGCTAAAGATGAACATCAGAATAAAAACAATGCGACGAATGCGGAAATAAATGTTACAGATAACAGTAGATGTGTATCAACGTCCGCACACGACTACGTAACAAATCCACCTGTCATAACGGTCTCAAACAACAGTTCAGAAAGTGTTCGCTGTCCATCTCCGGTTAAAAAACCGAGTGATGAACTTAGATTAGACATTGAGACAACTGCGAAGGCAGGGCGGGGCGCGCTCTCAAATGACCGCCTATCGTCAGGGTCAAGCGGCACTTTCTGTCTGACCCCGATGACGCCAATAACGCCCGAAAGCGTCCGTAGCATCCTGTATCGGAGCCAAAGCGTGGAAAGTCGCGCGAGGTTGAACCGCCTCATCGCGGACGAGTTACAACACTCACAGGTCAAGGAAGTGAGCCTGAAAAGCAATACGCGCATGCTCCGAATGGTCACCATAGCATTCGTTGTCAGTTTTCTGCCGTATTTGATAATCGTGACTTTACGGCACTCGAATCCGAATATACCAAATCACCTGAATAAATCTGAACAGATCGTGTACCACGTGTTCACACGGTTATACTTTATCAATTCCATGATTAATCCGTTTATATACGGATTTATGAATGTGAAGTTTAGGGCAAAGTTGAAGGAATTGTTCTGTTTATTTTGCACAAGACATAAACTCCGAGTACCGATTAAAGTTTGA